In Trichoderma asperellum chromosome 1, complete sequence, a single window of DNA contains:
- a CDS encoding uncharacterized protein (EggNog:ENOG41~TransMembrane:1 (o304-325i)~antiSMASH:Cluster_1.2), whose translation MSCDRCRVQKLKCSVSAGAKACQRCMRARVSCVFGRRTPSKRTSIRVDRTATTTQPPPISPQRPVPAPPTSGLTAASSSSTCSSASPTTAPSSCPAATPDTELEALIVSGPMPSAAPDLQPSSCDALNTSWDGSAVELYGFPSTMPERDSDMNMAGYDWLEQSGFALDDGSTFEMGQSDLAPSSHLPPPTAIYHPQQPRSHTSASSISRSSNAATTGQRLTALVSEIQQQLRRLEEGPWHTESAHSVQDYPVGTILDLSQQFSAIAGSILSSTVCISGGLEEDSSDEDNSERTAGCTTADTPTMLLIMCGYIWLVRIYGVVLGHFQKHLHRMPTGDPRHLGTTTGVISPIAGGVSTKLRLGELPCTDVVLSLQQIHTAVRMLLDMLHEIEGHLGRGAVATCDMAVALLLDSGRPQNCSSRDLGIKAAAVKKLLREKMGL comes from the coding sequence ATGTCGTGCGACCGCTGTCGCGTCCAGAAGCTTAAATGTTCTGTATCGGCCGGAGCAAAAGCTTGCCAGCGGTGCATGCGGGCCAGAGTATCTTGCGTGTTTGGGCGACGGACGCCTTCGAAGCGCACAAGCATACGCGTCGACCGGACAGCGACGACCACACAGCCACCTCCAATAAGCCCCCAGCGGCCCGTTCCCGCGCCACCAACCTCCGGGTTGACAgcagcatcgtcatcatccacATGCTCGTCAGCATCGCCAACAACTGCGCCATCCAGCTGTCCGGCTGCGACTCCAGACACGGAGCTGGAAGCGCTCATAGTCTCTGGACCCATGCCGTCGGCAGCTCCAGACCTCCAGCCCAGCTCGTGCGATGCTCTCAATACCTCCTGGGATGGCTCGGCTGTGGAGCTTTACGGCTTCCCCTCCACCATGCCCGAGCGTGACAGCGACATGAACATGGCTGGTTACGACTGGCTGGAGCAGTCAGGGTTTGCCTTGGACGACGGGAGCACGTTCGAAATGGGCCAATCGGACCTCGCACCATCGTCCCATTTACCACCCCCAACAGCCATTTACCACCCCCAACAGCCGCGATCACATACCTCGGCCAGTAGTATCAGCAGGAGCAGTAACGCTGCCACGACCGGCCAGCGACTCACGGCTCTGGTATCCGagatccagcagcagctgcggaGGTTGGAGGAGGGCCCGTGGCACACGGAAAGCGCCCACAGCGTGCAAGACTACCCAGTTGGCACCATTCTCGACCTCTCGCAGCAGTTCAGCGCCATCGCAGGGTCCATCCTCAGCAGCACCGTCTGCATCAGTGGTGGGTTGGAGGAGGACAGCAGCGACGAGGACAACAGCGAGAGGACGGCGGGCTGCACCACGGCAGACACGCCGACCATGCTGCTCATCATGTGCGGCTACATTTGGCTGGTACGAATCTACGGCGTCGTACTGGGCCACTTTCAGAAGCACCTACACCGGATGCCTACTGGCGATCCTCGCCATCTTGGGACAACCACGGGCGTTATCAGCCCCATCGCCGGCGGCGTAAGCACCAAGCTTCGGCTAGGTGAACTCCCCTGCACGGACGTGGTCCTGAGTCTGCAGCAGATTCATACAGCGGTGCGCATGCTGCTCGACATGCTACATGAGATCGAGGGGCATCTGGGGCGCGGGGCCGTAGCAACTTGCGACATGGCCGTGGCCTTGCTGCTCGACTCTGGGAGGCCCCAAAATTGCAGCTCCCGCGACCTGGGCATAAAGGCAGCGGCAGTGAAGAAGCTTCtgagggagaagatgggTCTTTGA